One genomic window of Halovivax cerinus includes the following:
- a CDS encoding metal-dependent hydrolase — translation MWPWEHVLVGYLAYSLLSHLWWRDRPGGTETVAVAVGALLPDLVDKPLAWEFGVFESGYALGHSLLFALPLSIVAGVVAGRLGRVRAGVALAVGYLLHLPGDLLYGYVQEGVVHTSSLLWPIERGPNPATPPGFREQVAYFLGEYRDELASGDLSTYVLIQFGLAGLVVVLWLYDGAPVLREFFRAAKRLGHRFLTVIG, via the coding sequence ATGTGGCCCTGGGAACACGTCCTCGTCGGGTATCTCGCCTACTCGCTGTTATCTCACCTGTGGTGGCGCGACCGGCCGGGCGGGACCGAGACGGTGGCCGTCGCCGTCGGCGCGCTCCTGCCGGACCTCGTCGACAAGCCGCTGGCCTGGGAGTTCGGCGTCTTCGAGTCGGGGTACGCGCTCGGCCACTCGCTCCTCTTCGCCCTCCCGCTCTCGATCGTCGCCGGGGTGGTGGCGGGGCGCCTCGGACGAGTGCGAGCCGGAGTCGCCCTCGCAGTCGGCTACCTATTGCACCTCCCGGGAGACCTCCTCTACGGGTACGTCCAGGAAGGCGTGGTCCACACGAGCAGCCTGCTCTGGCCGATCGAGCGCGGTCCGAACCCGGCCACGCCGCCCGGCTTCCGGGAGCAGGTCGCGTACTTCCTCGGTGAGTACCGCGACGAACTCGCGAGCGGCGACCTCTCGACGTACGTCCTGATACAATTCGGACTGGCAGGACTCGTCGTGGTCCTCTGGCTCTACGACGGTGCACCAGTCCTTCGCGAGTTCTTCCGCGCCGCAAAGCGCCTGGGCCACCGGTTTCTGACGGTCATTGGGTGA